The Fusobacterium necrophorum subsp. necrophorum genome includes the window ATTCATAACTTTCATCAAAGGGATTTTCTTTGACTGCTACTTGTAACTGATTTGGCTTTTTTATGATGACACTTAAATTCGCTCCTATCTTTTTAAGAATTGCACTATGAATTCGCTCTTCAGTCTCTTTTTCCGATAATTCTGTATCCAGTATGATATTTCCGCTTTGAATATAGGTCTTTACATTTTGAAATCCTGCTTCTTGTAAAATTTGAGCTAAGTAGGACATTTTGGGTATCCTATTTTTTCCTGTTGGAGTTACTCCTCGTAATAGTGCAATTACTTTCATTCCAAAACCTCCATTATTAGTAATTATAAGTTATTATTATCAAATATTTGTTGATATTATAACATTTCTGAATTTGTTTTTATAGTCTGAATTCTATTGATGAAACTGAGAAAGGGATATAAGAGCTTATTTCTAATTTAAGTAGTTGACATTAGCTGACAAACGAGTTATAATAAAACCGACATATATGTCGGTTTTATTATACTGTGAAATGAGGTGTTTATTTTGAAAGAAGAAAAACAAAAAATTGGGCAGCTTAGAAAAAAAGAGATTCGAGAAGCTGCGAAAAGATGCTTTCTAAAGAAAGGATTTCAAAATACAACTATGGAAGATGTAATTATCGAGATAGGCATGAGTAGAGGAGGGGTCTATCATCACTATGCCAATACAAATGAAATGCTGAAAGATTTAATGCTTGACGGGAATCATTATAGAAACAGCTTAATACATGAATATTTAGAAAATAATCAAGGGAAGGATAAATATCAGCAAATGAGTGATATTTTAGTGGAGAAATCTCTGGCGAATACGGATTTAATGAGCCTATATACACTTCTTTTGCAAGCTAAAAACTATCATGAAGATTTGGAGAAATTGTATCAGGAACTGAAGGTCAATACCACGAATGAGCTTAGTATAATTGCAAAGCAACTTGGAATTGAAGCTGATATATTTCATGATGATTTTTTGGTGAACTATATCAATGGAGTGATACTAAGTGCAGAGATTCTTTGTGCAAGAAATTCTTACAGTGAACATAAAAAATACATAAAAGAAAGTATTACAAATTACATTGTTGATCTTGAAAAGAAGAAGGAAGGCAATGGAGAGGCTTAGAATAAATAAATAATTGAAAGTATCTCTTTGATACAAGGGATTATGAACTGTAAAAAATACAAATGAATATTTCGATTGGATTTTTAAATTGAAGACTGGGTAAAAAAAAAGATAAATTTTTGAAAATATTAAGAGAAGGAGGAGCATATGATGAAAAAAGATATGAAAACGGAACTTTTAACCGAAAGTCCCAAGGATCTACTATTTAAGTTGGCAATTCCCGGAATAATTGGAATGATTGTTATAGGACTGTATCCATTTATGGATGGAATATTTGCAGGATGGATTATCGGGGATTATGCCATGTCTGCTATCAGTATATCTATGTCCTTGACAATCATAAATGGAGGAATATCCGCACTTATTGGAGTTGGTAGTGCATCCGTATTATCAAGAGCGATCGGCAAAGGAGATAAAGAAACCACAGAGAGAATATTTGGAAATTTTTGTTATTGGGTAATCGTATTTTCTATCATTATCACAATATTAGGACTTTTACTTGCACCACATTTTTTAAATTTGGTAGGAGCAAAGGGTAACATCAAAGAACTTGGACTTCGATATTTGAGAATAGTTTTCCTTGGCTCCATATTTGTGAATTTTGCTCAAGCAGGCAATATGACAATGCGTGGTGAAGGAGCATTGAAACAATCCATGATGATTATGGGAGTGGGTGCTGTATTAAACATTATTTTAGATCCTATTTTTATGAAATTGATGGGAAAATATGCAATAGAAGGTGCAGCTATTGCAACCGTACTCTCTCAAATTGTGCAAGCCATATTAACCTTTCATTATTTTTCAAAGAAAAGTGCATTTGTGGGAATTCATAAAATTCAAAAATGCAAGACCATTTACTGGGAAATGTTTAGCATAGGAAGTTCTGCCATGATGATGCAAATTTTATTTGCAGTGCAACAGACATTTTTGTTTAAACAAGCTTTTTTATATGGAGGAGAAGACTGGGGGATTTTGATGTCTGCCACCATGCGATTATATATGTTCTCCTTTATTCCCTTGTGGGGAATGAGTCAGGGATTACAGCCTGTCATCGGAGCGAATTTTGGGGCAAAACAATACCAAAGAGTAAAAGATACCATGAAGATTTTTATGTATGGAGCAACAATACTTGCAGCAGTTTCGTGGATACCATCCATGTTTTTCTCTGAAAAATTATTGTCATTGTTCAATGTGAGAAGTGAAATTATTAAAGCAGGAATTACAAACTTTAAGATGTTTTATTCCACCTTTATTTTGTACGGAATTATGATTATGACACTTACCTTTTTCCAATCCGTTGGAGATGGAAAAAAAGCGGGAATGATTGTCGTGTTTCGACAACTGATTTTGTTTATTCCGGCTATATTGTTATTACCAAAGGTATTTGGGGGATTAGTAGTTTGGTGGGCTGAACCTATTGTAGATTTTAGCATGATCATGCTTGGATTGCTTTTAATGTTTAAAGAACTTAATCAAATGGGAGAAGAAAAAGCATGAAAAATTTTCTGTCGGAAAAATAGTTGTTATAGAAATTCAAAAAAAGGCAATTATAAAATGATTTATATGCTTGTAAAGTAAAAAATGAAAAAAATATTAGAGAAAGTATTGAAAAATAATGAAAAAAGAAAAAAGATGTGTTATAATGTAAAAAATAAAATCAATTTGTATAATTTAAGATGTAATAGTGTGAAAAAAGTTGTTTTATTTTGTCTGTTGTCATCAATGGTAACTTATGGACTGGATAGACAAGAATTACATTTTTTAGATAAGATGACACTGAATATCCGGAAGAAAAGGAGGTTGAGAAATTAGAGGAATTTAAGGTAGAAAAATGGATCTCAAAAGAGAATTTGCTGAAGTTAAAAGAAAGAGAAAGAAAAATTATGGAATTGCAGTAAGTAAATGCAACATTTTCATCTTATCATAGAAATCTTGTGAAAGAACATTTCAAATCTGATGGAAAGAACTTTGCTTTATAGAAAAGAATCCTCTATGCAATCAATTGTAAATTATTTTAATGTACTCCTAGTAAAAGAGAAATTTTTTAAGTAGAGTAGCCTTCTTTTTTTCAAATTTTTATTTGAACCATATATTCATGGCAAGCTACATATAGCTTATACTGAACTCTCCCGTTCATGTATTTGTGATTATTTACATTTTAATACGAGATTTTTTGATAGGAGTCTTTTTTGTCACACCATATTTTACAATTTATCAATGGTATGAAATGGAGGAAAGTGTTATGAAAAACCAACGAAAAGAAGTGGAAAGAACTTTGCGATATATCGCGAAAAGAAATAAAAGTATAAGCTTTTCCATAGGACTGGTATTGCTATATCTAATGTTAGGAATGAATGCTTTTGCGGAAAGTCCAAAATACGGGGGGGGTAAAAAACTCGCTAAATCTA containing:
- a CDS encoding DUF1697 domain-containing protein, which gives rise to MKVIALLRGVTPTGKNRIPKMSYLAQILQEAGFQNVKTYIQSGNIILDTELSEKETEERIHSAILKKIGANLSVIIKKPNQLQVAVKENPFDESYEYSRIHFVFTNDSIEEVKVEELKNRNFGEEKFMVGSECLYMYLPRNARKKKLNTNYLERQLSITATMRKLNVIEQLKLKL
- a CDS encoding TetR/AcrR family transcriptional regulator — protein: MKEEKQKIGQLRKKEIREAAKRCFLKKGFQNTTMEDVIIEIGMSRGGVYHHYANTNEMLKDLMLDGNHYRNSLIHEYLENNQGKDKYQQMSDILVEKSLANTDLMSLYTLLLQAKNYHEDLEKLYQELKVNTTNELSIIAKQLGIEADIFHDDFLVNYINGVILSAEILCARNSYSEHKKYIKESITNYIVDLEKKKEGNGEA
- a CDS encoding MATE family efflux transporter, whose translation is MKKDMKTELLTESPKDLLFKLAIPGIIGMIVIGLYPFMDGIFAGWIIGDYAMSAISISMSLTIINGGISALIGVGSASVLSRAIGKGDKETTERIFGNFCYWVIVFSIIITILGLLLAPHFLNLVGAKGNIKELGLRYLRIVFLGSIFVNFAQAGNMTMRGEGALKQSMMIMGVGAVLNIILDPIFMKLMGKYAIEGAAIATVLSQIVQAILTFHYFSKKSAFVGIHKIQKCKTIYWEMFSIGSSAMMMQILFAVQQTFLFKQAFLYGGEDWGILMSATMRLYMFSFIPLWGMSQGLQPVIGANFGAKQYQRVKDTMKIFMYGATILAAVSWIPSMFFSEKLLSLFNVRSEIIKAGITNFKMFYSTFILYGIMIMTLTFFQSVGDGKKAGMIVVFRQLILFIPAILLLPKVFGGLVVWWAEPIVDFSMIMLGLLLMFKELNQMGEEKA